A window of Ranitomeya variabilis isolate aRanVar5 chromosome 2, aRanVar5.hap1, whole genome shotgun sequence contains these coding sequences:
- the LOC143803854 gene encoding mucin-5B-like, with translation MSEAGDSGASADCAQGSQDTTTSGEEFNQFDRNYEIPDLDSALSDDKNSDEASTAGIQQQKNDNSNKEDSSKADSTWYYNQRNSYDKSTEKSSKLTFIAPTTPPVLRSIVSSHNGQVCSTWGNSYFKTFDGDIFYYPGTCNYVFASNCKSNFEEFNIQFRRSVVNNLPIITHISMRIEGVSIELSSGTVAFNGEQVDLPYSFSGVQIDRSGIYIKVTAKIGLEFMWNEDDAILLELDQTFTNQTCGLCGDFNGIPVFNEFISNNVKLTPIQYGNMQKLNGPTEFCQDVTIQPQDDCTDSRKLCLSILTNSAFSSCNSIVDPTLYIDACVQDLCRCAKNATGFCLCSTFTEYSRQCAHAGGQPNNWRSAKLCPLQCNYNLEYKECGNACPDTCSNPERSLVCDNHCIDGCFCPAGTVFDDINNSGCIPKQQCSCTYNGQVYASGNGYSIQCQSCTCDEGKWSCLQQDCPGTCAIEGGSHITSFDSTHYNFHGDCSYVFSKTSGNNKFSVLGEILTCGLTNTETCLKSVTLSLNDGKDFIYIKPCGSVYVNSIYTQLPISSASVTIFKPSTFYIIVQTIIGIQLQIQLTPTMQIYITIDPSYKNQVSGLCGNYNNIQADDFQVLSGVIEGSGSSFANTWKTQASCPNVVSSFENPCALSIENEQYATHWCSMISDTDGPFSKCHSRINPDIYQTNCMFDSCNCAKSEECMCAALSSYVHACAQAGIYLTGWRNNVCQLSTTTCPKTLSYSYVVNTCQSTCRSLSEHDITCDISFVPVDGCVCQNGTYMNDNGVCVLQSACPCYYKGTAVPPGEVVHDNGALCTCSNGLLDCIGQKAPQEACTSPMVYFDCTNATADTKGSECQKSCHTLDMNCYSAQCVSGCVCPAGLLADGDGGCVIESQCPCIHNDNPYMPGETIKVSCNTCTCNNRNWECSSELCMSTCAVYGDGHYLTFDSKSYIFNGNCEYTLAQDYCSSDLNNGTFRIITENVPCGTTGTTCSKSIKVFLGNFELILAEDTFEVVKRNEGTYIPYKVRQMGLYMVIEALNGLVLVWDKRTSIYIKLEQSFQGKVCGLCGNYDGNFVNDYTTRSLSVVGDVMEFGNSWKLSPSCLDTVELGDSCATNPYRKAWSQKQCSVITGITFSSCHPLVNPLNYFDACVNDACSCDTGGDCECFCTAVAAYAQACSEAGACVSWRTPTMCPVFCDYYNSQGHCEWHYKSCGAPCMKTCRNRAGTCYHNLPGLEGCYPQCPPESPYFDEDRMECVEACPCYSLDGVEYSIGQNMPLEDSDNICSTCFQLFHYNTCNNTNNNTANRNTCNIINNTINNTRNINIRNTAIILNRNTYNIINNTRNINIRTIITTTIIHNRNTYNIINNTINIRNITISTTTTIHNRNTNNNTNNLYNFHLCTVAPETVGCKWSDWYDVDYPTYGSENGDFETFDNIRKKGFNICDAPQNVECRAKAFPDDSLEELGQQSTINENMLQLSNQNTMLLSKLFNT, from the exons ATGTCCGAGGCCGGGGACAGTGGTGCCAGTGCTGATTGCGCTCAGGGCTCACAAGACACAACAACCTCCG GTGAAGAATTCAATCAGTTTGACCGCAATTATGAAATTCCTGATTTGGATAGCGCGTTGTCCG ATGACAAAAACAGCGACGAAGCTTCGACTGCTGGCATCCAACAGCAGAAGAATGATAATTCCAACAAGGAGGACTCCAGCAAGGCAGATAGTACATGGTACTACAATCAGAGGAACAGCTATGATAAGA GCACTGAGAAATCCTCAAAGCTCACTTTCATTGCTCCAACAACTCCTCCAGTTCTGAGAA GTATTGTTTCTTCTCATAATGGTCAAGTCTGTAGCACCTGGGGTAACTCTTACTTCAAGACTTTTGATGGTGACATCTTCTACTATCCTGGCACTTGTAACTATGTTTTTGCCTCAAACTGCAAGAGTAATTTTGAGGAATTTAACATCCAGTTTAGACGTTCAGTTGTGAATAATCTGCCCATCATCACCCACATTTCTATGAGGATTGAAGGAGTTTCTATTGAACTTTCCAGTGGAACTGTTGCATTCAATGGAGAACA GGTGGATCTACCTTATAGTTTCTCAGGAGTCCAGATTGATAGAAGTGGTATCTACATCAAAGTCACTGCAAAAATTGGTCTGGAATTCATGTGGAATGAGGATGATGCAATTTTG TTGGAACTTGATCAGACATTTACCAATCAGACTTGTGGTTTGTGCGGGGACTTCAATGGCATTCCTGTCTTCAATGAGTTTATTTCTAACA ATGTAAAACTGACTCCTATTCAATATGGAAATATGCAGAAGTTAAATGGACCTACAGAATTTTGTCAGGATGTAACAATCCAGCCCCAAGATGACTGCACTGACTCT AGGAAACTTTGTTTATCGATCTTGACGAACTCTGCATTCTCATCTTGCAACAGTATTGTGGACCCAACGTTATACATTGATGCTTGTGTACAGGATTTGTGCAGATGTGCAAAAAACGCAACTGGCTTCTGCCTTTGTAGCACTTTTACTGAGTATTCCCGACAATGCGCTCATGCTGGAGGACAACCCAATAATTGGAGAAGTGCCAAGCTATGCC CTCTTCAGTGTAACTACAATCTTGAATACAAGGAATGTGGAAACGCATGCCCCGACACTTGCTCCAACCCTGAGCGCTCATTGGTCTGTGATAACCACTGCATTGATGGATGCTTTTGCCCAGCAG gaacTGTTTTTGATGACATCAATAACTCTGGCTGTATTCCCAAGCAGCAATGTTCTTGCACTTACAATGGACAAGTCTACGCATCAGGGAATGGATATTCAATTCAATGTCAATCTTG caCTTGTGATGAAGGAAAATGGAGCTGTTTACAACAAGACTGTCCCGGAACGTGTGCAATTGAAGGAGGATCCCATATCACATCTTTTGATAGTACCCACTACAACTTTCATGGTGATTGCTCCTACGTCTTCTCTAAG ACAAGTGGAAACAACAAATTCAGTGTACTGGGAGAAATTCTTACATGTGGACTGACCAACACCGAGACGTGCCTGAAGAGTGTCACCCTCAGTCTTAACGATGGAAAAGAT TTCATTTACATAAAACCATGCGGCAGCGTCTATGTGAACTCAATATACACTCAGCTTCCCATATCATCAG CCAGTGTCACTATTTTCAAACCATCAACATTTTACATCATTGTACAAACCATCATTGGGATTCAGCTTCAAATCCAGCTTACACCCAccatgcaaatctacatcacaattgACCCATCCTACAAAAATCAAGTGTCTG GTCTCTGCGGCAACTATAACAACATTCAAGCTGATGATTTCCAAGTACTAAGTGGTGTCATTGAAGGAAGTGGCTCATCTTTTGCCAACACATGGAAGACCCAAGCCAGTTGTCCTAACGTTGTCTCAAGTTTTGAAAATCCATGCGCTCTCAGCATTGAAAATG AGCAATACGCAACACACTGGTGCTCAATGATAAGTGATACTGATGGACCTTTTTCCAAATGCCATTCCAGAATTAACCCAGACATCTACCAGACG AACTGTATGTTTGACTCTTGCAACTGTGCCAAGAGTGAGGAGTGCATGTGTGCCGCATTGTCTTCCTATGTACATGCATGTGCCCAAGCTGGAATTTATTTGACAGGATGGAGAAATAATGTCTGCC AACTTTCCACAACAACATGTCCAAAGACCTTGTCCTACAGCTATGTTGTCAACACATGCCAATCCACCTGCCGCTCCCTTAGTGAACACGACATTACTTGTGACATCTCATTCGTTCCTGTCGATGGCTGTGTTTGCCAGAATGGAACTTACATGAATGACAATGGTGTATGTGTTCTTCAGTCTGCTTGTCCTTGCTACTACAAGGGAACTGCAGTGCCACCAGGCGAAGTGGTCCATGACAATGGAGCTCTATG CACATGTTCAAATGGACTACTAGACTGTATTGGGCAGAAAGCACCACAGGAAG CCTGTACATCCCCCATGGTATACTTTGATTGTACAAATGCAACTGCCGACACAAAGGGATCTGAATGCCAAAAGAGTTGCCACACCCTTGACATGAACTGT TACAGTGCACAGTGCGTGTCCGGGTGCGTGTGCCCAGCTGGACTGCTAGCTGATGGAGACGGAGGCTGTGTGATTGAAAGCCAGTGTCCGTGTATACACAATGACAATCCATACATGCCAGGAGAAACTATCAAGGTCTCATGTAACACTTG CACTTGCAACAACAGAAATTGGGAATGCTCCAGTGAACTTTGCATGAGCACCTGCGCAGTATATGGAGATGGTCACTACCTCACGTTTGACAGCAAATCATATATCTTTAATGGAAACTGTGAATATACCTTGGCTCAG GATTACTGCAGTAGTGACCTCAACAATGGAACTTTCCGTATTATAACGGAAAATGTCCCGTGTGGTACAACAGGAACCACTTGTTCTAAATCCATTAAAGTTTTCCTTGGG AACTTTGAATTGATACTTGCAGAAGATACATTTGAGGTTGTCAAACGGAATGAAGGAACATATATACCCTACAAAGTGCGCCAGATGGGTCTCTACATGGTGATTGAAGCCCTCAATGGATTGGTTCTGGTCTGGGACAAGAGAACCAGTATATACATCAAGCTTGAACAAAGTTTTCAG GGTAAAGTTTGCGGTCTTTGTGGTAATTACGATGGAAATTTTGTCAATGACTATACAACAAGAAGCTTGTCTGTTGTTGGAGACGTTATGGAATTTGGTAACAGCTGGAAACTGTCCCCCAGTTGTTTAGATACTGTAGAATTAGGAGACTCCTGTGCAACTAATCCCTACAGGAAGGCATGGTCTCAGAAACAGTGCAGTGTCATCACTGGCATCACATTCTCATCTTGTCACCCATTA GTAAACCCACTGAATTACTTTGATGCTTGTGTCAATGATGCTTGTTCCTGTGATACTGGTGGAGATTGTGAGTGCTTCTGTACGGCAGTAGCTGCTTATGCCCAGGCTTGCAGTGAAGCTGGAGCCTGTGTAAGCTGGAGAACCCCAACAATGTGCC CTGTTTTCTGTGATTACTACAATAGTCAAGGACACTGTGAGTGGCATTATAAATCATGTGGTGCCCCATGCATGAAGACCTGTAGAAACCGAGCTGGAACCTGTTACCATAACTTGCCAGGCCTGGAAG GATGCTACCCCCAGTGCCCACCTGAAAGTCCCTATTTTGATGAGGACAGAATGGAATGTGTAGAAGCCTGCCCTTGCTATTCACTCGATGGAGTAGAGTATTCTATTGGTCAGAATATGCCTCTAGAGGATAGTGACAACATCTGTTCAACTTG TTTTCAGCTTTTCCACTACAACACCTGTAACAACACCAACAACAACACCGCTAACAGGAACACCTGTAATATCATTAACAACACAATCAACAACACCAGAAATATCAACATCAGGAACACCGCCATCATCCTCAACAGGAACACCTATAATATCATCAACAACACCAGGAACATCAACATCAGgaccatcatcaccaccaccatcatccacaacaGGAACACCTATAATATCATCAACAACACAATCAACATCAGAAACATCACCATcagtaccaccaccaccatccacaacaGGAACACCAACAACAACACCAATAACCTCTACAACTTCCACC TATGCACAGTAGCTCCGGAGACTGTGGGATGCAAGTGGTCAGACTGGTATGATGTGGATTATCCTACTTATGGCAGTGAAAATGGAGATTTTGAAACCTTCGACAACATAAGAAAAAAAGGATTTAACATTTGTGATGCACCACAAAATGTCGAGTGCAGAGCAAAAGCTTTTCCAGATGATTCTCTAGAAGAACTTGGTCAACAG TCAACAATTAACGAGAATATGCTACAATTATCAAATCAGAATACAATGTTGCTCTCCAAGCTCTTCAATACCTGA